The nucleotide window ACGTTGCGCTTCTGGCGGCGGCACGAGGCGATCACCGTGAGGATTCGTTCCACGAACCGGCTCCCGCGTTCGCTGTCGGTCCCGAAGCTGGTTTTGCGCCAGCACACGGCGTGACGCACCTCACGCTCGGCCGCGTTGTTGGTCGGTTCCACGCCGACGACACGCGCGAACGTCCACAACGACGCCTCGACCGACAACAGTTCCGCGCAGGTCGTGGCGGTCTTGGCGCAGCCGCACGCCGCCCCGTTCCGCAGGTGCGTGCCGACCTGACGACGCAACGCGGGGATGTAGGTCGAGCGACATGTGGACCGCGCGAGGGTTCCGTCCCGGACCCGATACCAGTTCTCGAACAGGGCGTCCGAACACGCCAACAGAGCCGCGCCGATCGCCTGTCCGGAACCGCCCCGGTCGATCATCGCCTGGAAATCGCGTCGCAGGTGCGCCCAGCAGAGTTGACGCTTGTACTTGTCGAGGTGCGTGTACACCGGATACCGGTCCGTCGTATGCACGGCCGTGGACCCGGCACGCAGGTCATCAAAGGCGGCCCGGCCCCGGGTCCGGCGGATCAGGAACGCCACCACGAACGTGGTCACGGCGGCCCACAGCCAGGCCCGCTGACGCCCCTGCTTCCAACCGGTCTCGTCCACGTTGGCCGGGTGCCCGCGGGTGTACACCAGGGCCTGTTCGGCCACCGGCTTCAGCGCCTCGGCGGTTCGGTGCTGGAGCTTGCACACCATAGCCGGGCTCAGGGGCAGGCCGAACAGATCGTCGAACAGTTGGCTCGTGCCCCGCTTGCCCAGACGGCACGAGCCGGTGAGAAGCGCGGCCACCGCCTGCGCCCGGGGGCCGTATCCGGTGCGCGCCTCCGACGGCACCGCGGGCACCGTGGTCGTGCCGCAGTGGGGGCACCGGAGCCGGTGGCACCGATACTCGGTCACGTGGGGTTTGATAACGGGCAACTCGTGGACCTGATGAATGGCCGGAGCCGGATCGTCCCCGGCCAGCGACCGCGAGCAGTCCCGGCACACGGACGGCTTGAGGGTCCGGATCTCATCGGGTGGCAGGAGCGTGCGCTCGGCTTTGGGATGCCCCGGTTGCCCGCCCCGACGCTTCCCCGAAGGGGCCTTGGGCGGGGCCAGTTTCACCTGCGGAGGATCGGACGAGGGCGGCTTCGACGAGTTGGTGGAGCTCTGGTTGAGTCGGGCCTTGAGTTCGGCGACCTCGGCCACCAGAGCAGTGATCGTGGCCTCCAAGGCGCGAATATACGCCACCACCGCCGGTGGTAAGTTATCGGGCAGTTCCGGCGGTTGAGGAACAGGCGTCATGACGTCTGCTCGATTACGGAACATGCCCGCTTGTGGCAACCGCGTATCCAAACGGGCTAAAATGACGGGCAAAAGCGGGTGGCGCACCCCCATGAACGCTTACGATTACTTGATAAGGCCAGCAGCCAGTTAGGAAAGATGGTCGATGAGCAAGGACCGGGCCGACATCCAGCGGCCGACCCGGACCCAGTTGAGGGACAAGGTCAACCGCCTGATGCCGGGGCTGAAGTGCTGATGCCCTCGCCGACCCGGCGTCCCGCATCGGCGACCGCCGCCAAGTTCGCGTGGATGTACTTGTCGGTGGTCTTGGTGTTGGTGTGCCCACCGAGCCGAGCGAGGTGGGGCGGCGAGATGGTCGGGTCGGCCCCGGCCGCGGTCATGAACGTGTGGCGGTTGGTATAGAGGACGAACTCCTCTCCCTGCTCATCCGCCTGAACCCCGGCGCGGACCCGGAGCCGCCGCATCCGCAGCCCGAGTGCGTTCTTCGTCCACGGCTGGCCGTCGGCGTTCAAGAAGACGTGCCCGGTCGTCCCGAACTGCTCCATCCGTCGCCGGAGCACGGTCTCGACCGCGGTCGGCATCCCGATGACCCGGGGCTCCGGTTTCTTGGCGGTCCGCCGGCCCTTGTGTTTGGTGAGCACCCACATCGGCTGCGCCCCCACACCACCATCGCCCAGGTCAGGTTGTAGATGTCCTGGGGCCGCGCCGAGGTGTGCCGCATGGCGACCAGCACGTCCCGGAACGCGTCGTCCGTGCAGTGGTTCAGCAGGGCCTGGTACTCCTCATCCGTGGCCACCCGCTGCCGGCCCTCGCAGGGGAGCAGTTCAATGTTGGCGAACGGGTTCTTGCCGGCGGGCAGGCGGTCCGTGTCGATGGCCCAGTTGAAGGCCGCGCGGAGGGTGATGAGGGCGTGGTTAACGGTCTTCGGCTTGTACGGCTCGGGGGGCTTCTTGCCCCGGACGTAGGTCCTCTTCGTCATGGCCAGCTTGAAGTCGTTGGCGTCGGCTCGGGTCAGCGACCGGGCCGTCTTGCCGCCATACTCTTTGGCGAACTCGGTACACCACCGCTGGTAGTCGAGGAACGTGGCCTCGGTCTTCGTCGCCAGCACGTCCTCCAAGAACATCACGAACAACTCGGTGACCGTCATCTTGGTCGGGAGGCGTCCGCTCGACTGCTCGCGCTCGGTTTCCAGTCGTCCGAGTTCCAGCTTGAGCAGACGGCGGGCCTCGGTCATCCCGTCGGCGACCGGGCACAACTTCAGATACTGCCCGCCGGGCCGGCTGATGTACCAGCCCCGCTCCACGTACGGCTTCGGTTCGCGCGGCATCTCGGTCCTCTCGTTTTGAAACCGGGGATAGTAACCCCGCGAGAGGTGGGTGCGGCAACCGGACGGGAAATTTTGTTTGGTCTGGTTCGGTTTATTGCGGTTCGGATTGCCCGCAGCGAAAGCCCGCAGGGGCAGATTCAAACCGAACCTGGAGTCAGAAAAGACTGCAACCCCTGGTGTTGCCAGGGGTTGCGAGTCGGGCTGATAGGATTTGAACCTACGACCTCTTGGTCCCGAACCAAGCGCTCTAGCCAAGCTGAGCTACAGCCCGTTGCTTCCTTCGTGAGGTTATGTTATCGGCCGGTACCCCAGAGTCAATACCCGCTGCCGACCTCTTCTGTCCGTTGCCACCGGCTTCGTCCCACGTCATACTGAAGACACCAGCCGCTACCGCTGGTTCGCGCCGTTCCAGTCGCGCTTTCCGTTTCGCTCCGCAGCAAACCGGCGCACCGCATGTACACACTGTTCGTTGCGCTCGTTCCCTGGGTCGCCGCTGGTATCGCGGCCGTCGCCGGCCCGCTCCTCATCCATCTCCTCTACCGCAAACGCTATCAGGTCGTTCCCTGGGCTGCGATCAGGTTCCTCGTTGTCGCCGAGCGTCGCCACAAGCGCCGCATCGATCAGTGGCTCCTCCTCGTGCTCCGCGTCTTCGCGTTGCTCCTTGTTCTGTTCGCGATGCTGGCCACCAGCCGTAACGCCGAAGAGTTGTGGCAGCGCATCACGCCTGGTGCCACGGAAACCGTTGCCAACGTGCCACGCACGCACCACGTGATCGTGCTCGACGCCTCACTCAGTATGACCGCGCGCACCGACAGTGACCAGACTCGGTTCCAGCGCGCCCTCACGCAAGCGGAGTCGCTCGTACACGCCGGTCGCGATGGCGACGGGTACACCGTCCTCGTTCTCGGCGCCGCGCAGCCTCTCGTTCCCGGGCCGGCCAACGACCGCGATAAGGTTATAGCCGAACTCAGAAAAGTGAAGCC belongs to Gemmata obscuriglobus and includes:
- a CDS encoding IS66-like element ISGob4 family transposase, giving the protein MTPVPQPPELPDNLPPAVVAYIRALEATITALVAEVAELKARLNQSSTNSSKPPSSDPPQVKLAPPKAPSGKRRGGQPGHPKAERTLLPPDEIRTLKPSVCRDCSRSLAGDDPAPAIHQVHELPVIKPHVTEYRCHRLRCPHCGTTTVPAVPSEARTGYGPRAQAVAALLTGSCRLGKRGTSQLFDDLFGLPLSPAMVCKLQHRTAEALKPVAEQALVYTRGHPANVDETGWKQGRQRAWLWAAVTTFVVAFLIRRTRGRAAFDDLRAGSTAVHTTDRYPVYTHLDKYKRQLCWAHLRRDFQAMIDRGGSGQAIGAALLACSDALFENWYRVRDGTLARSTCRSTYIPALRRQVGTHLRNGAACGCAKTATTCAELLSVEASLWTFARVVGVEPTNNAAEREVRHAVCWRKTSFGTDSERGSRFVERILTVIASCRRQKRNVLAFLIDAVTAHRTGAKAPTLVPAEAQQQNVVNPLLANC
- a CDS encoding tyrosine-type recombinase/integrase, whose translation is MPTAVETVLRRRMEQFGTTGHVFLNADGQPWTKNALGLRMRRLRVRAGVQADEQGEEFVLYTNRHTFMTAAGADPTISPPHLARLGGHTNTKTTDKYIHANLAAVADAGRRVGEGISTSAPASGG
- a CDS encoding phage integrase N-terminal SAM-like domain-containing protein, producing MPREPKPYVERGWYISRPGGQYLKLCPVADGMTEARRLLKLELGRLETEREQSSGRLPTKMTVTELFVMFLEDVLATKTEATFLDYQRWCTEFAKEYGGKTARSLTRADANDFKLAMTKRTYVRGKKPPEPYKPKTVNHALITLRAAFNWAIDTDRLPAGKNPFANIELLPCEGRQRVATDEEYQALLNHCTDDAFRDVLVAMRHTSARPQDIYNLTWAMVVWGRSRCGCSPNTRAGGPPRNRSPGSSGCRPRSRPCSGDGWSSSGRPGTSS